A genome region from Taeniopygia guttata chromosome 5, bTaeGut7.mat, whole genome shotgun sequence includes the following:
- the FOS gene encoding protein c-Fos: MMYQGFAGEYEAPSSRCSSASPAGDSLTYYPSPADSFSSMGSPVNPQDFCTDLAASSANFVPTVTAISTSPDLQWLVQPTLISSVAPSQSRGHPYGVSAAAPTTYSRPAVLKAPGGRGQSIGRRGKVEQLSPEEEEKRRIRRERNKMAAAKCRNRRRELTDTLQAETDQLEEEKSALQAEIANLLKEKEKLEFILAAHRPACKMPEELCFSEELAAASAATALDLGTPSPPMTEEAAFALPLMPEAPPAVPPKETSSSGLELKAEPFDELLFSTGPREASRSVPDMDLPGASSFYPSDWESLTAGTSGELEPLCTPVVTCTPCPSTYTSTFVFTYPEAEAFPSCAAAHRKGSSSNEPSSDSLSSPTLLAL, from the exons ATGATGTATCAGGGCTTCGCCGGAGAGTACGAGGCGCCGTCCTCCCGCTGCAGCAGCGCTTCCCCGGCCGGGGACAGCCTCACCTATTACCCCTCCCCGGCGGACTCATTCTCGAGTATGGGCTCGCCTGTCAACCCGCAG GACTTCTGCACCGACCTGGCCGCCTCCAGCGCCAACTTCGTGCCTACGGTGACGGCCATCTCCACCAGCCCTGACCTGCAGTGGCTGGTGCAGCCCACTCTCATCTCTTCAGTGGCCCCTTCCCAGAGCCGCGGGCACCCCTACGGCGTCTCGGCGGCCGCCCCCACCACCTACTCCCGCCCCGCAGTGCTGAAGGCGCCGGGCGGCCGCGGACAGAGCATCGGCCGCCGGGGCAAAGTCGAACAG CTGTCcccggaggaggaggaaaagagaaggatcCGCCGGGAACGGAACAAGATGGCAGCGGCCAAGTGCCGCAACCGGCGGCGGGAGCTCACCGACACGCTGCAGGCG GAGACCGaccagctggaggaggagaagtCCGCGCTGCAGGCGGAGATTGCTAACCtgctgaaggagaaggagaagctggAGTTTATCCTGGCGGCCCACCGGCCCGCCTGCAAGATGCCCGAGGAGTTGTGCTTCTCCgaggagctggcagctgccagcgctgctACCGCGCTGGAcctgggcacccccagcccccccatgACGGAGGAGGCTGCCTTTGCTCTGCCGCTGATGCCTGAAGCGCCGCCGGCCGTGCCGCCCAAGGAGACCAGCAGCAGCGGGCTGGAGCTCAAGGCTGAGCCTTTCGACGAGCTGCTCTTCTCCACGGGGCCGCGGGAGGCCTCCCGCTCGGTGCCCGACATGGACCTGCCTGGGGCCTCCTCCTTCTACCCGTCGGACTGGGAGTCGCTGACTGCCGGGACCAGCGGTgagctggagcccctctgcacCCCTGTGGTGACCTGCACCCCGTGTCCCAGCACCTACACCTCCACCTTCGTCTTCACCTACCCCGAGGCAGAGGCCTTCCCCAGCTGCGCTGCCGCGCACcggaagggcagcagcagcaatgagcCCTCGTCCGactccctcagctcccccacCCTCCTGGCTTTGTGA